In Lolium rigidum isolate FL_2022 chromosome 3, APGP_CSIRO_Lrig_0.1, whole genome shotgun sequence, the genomic window ATCTGGTGAGCGCCCAaatcccacccacccacccacccacgctTGTTGATCCGGGACCTGCTGCTTACTATAGTCGATACCAGTATTGGATTTGATTATCTGGACTGGATGCGTAATTTATGGTAGGCTTGGATTGGGTTGAGTGGGTCTGTCTGATCACGTGGTGTGGAAATTTAGAGTTGCTTCTGAATTTTGATCCGTGGCTATACAACTCTTCATACTTTTGCTTAAGGTTCAGAAAATGTCCCCCCGACATTGCCAGGCTACCTGAACCAGTATATGTGATCCTCGTCATTAGATTGGTTATTATTAGTTGTTCTGATGAGCGTAACCTACTATATTGCAGTTGCATGTTAACAGTTATATCTCAATTTTGAGCGAATTGCAGTTCAGGGATGCCTGCCCGGCTTGTGTATATAAAATTTCACTTGTACAAATTTGGTTTATTATTTTCTCGTCTGCTTGGTCACTGCTAAAATTTAACTTCATCTTGGGTTGTTCAGTATTGTCTTCTGACTTTGAGTAGGAGCAGTCACAAGGACATGTCTAGTTGTTTGCACCTCCTCATTTTGACATCTACAAAATTGTTGTTTGATGTTGTCTGGATAGCATAATAACTAGTATTAGAATATCTGATGGGATTACTGATAACTAGAACAATTCACCCTTTTAACCATGTACAATTCACTGATTCAACAACTATCCTGACTATAAATTGTGTTCCTTTCACCTTGTTTTATGTCACCAACAACCAACTTTTGGCTCTGATCTTCGGATGAGTATATTGTTGGTTGTTCCAACCATTCCAGATTTTATATCTTCTGTGAAAAACAGTTTATGCCAATTACATTGCTTGAGATATCAGATGTACGGACTGTAACTGTTGATTTTCCCTTTTCTAACAGATTTCATTGTTGCATTTTTCAGGGCCGCCCAAAAGGTGTCACCCCCAAGTTCAGCTTGAAGCCTCTTGTTCCACGCTTGTCTGAGCTCCTTGGAGTTGATGTACGTTATGGGCTCATGATAACTTCTGTTGTCCCTTTCAACTAGATTAAGAGCACTTATATTCTACACCTTTTTTTACTTATGTCAATAGGTTGTGATGGCCAATGACTGCATTGGTGAGGAAGTTGAGAAATTGGCTGCTGCTTTGCCAGAGGGTGGTGTTCTGCTCCTAGAGAATGTCAGGTTCTacaaggaggaagagaagaatgatCCTGAGTTCGCTAAGAAGCTTGCATCAGTTGCTGACCTTTATGTGAATGACGCTTTCGGCACAGCACACAGGGCTCATGCTTCAACGGAGGGTGTAACCAAGTTCTTGAGGCCTTCTGTTGCTGGCTTCCTCATGCAGAAGGTATATCTGTAATGATGAATCATTCCTGCACATAATTTTCTTACAATCCTAAGTAcatctttaaaaaaaaaatcagttcatGCTGGTGTTAATTTGATTATGGCATTTTGCCTCAGTGATTTTGTCCTTATTTTGAAAGAAGAAACAACCTATCAGCTGCTGTGGACGCTAATTGCAAATTTATCATAGGACACAGATCATTTGCTATCTGTTGATGTAGCAACCTTAGGTTGATAGTTAGGATGCTTTACTTAGATTTTTCAATAAGCTTTGGAACAAATATGTCAGAACAAAATAGCAGGGTGCCTAACTATTTTAATCCTCCCAGGAACTTGACTACCTTGTCGGAGCTGTTGCCAACCCAAAGAAGCCATTTGCTGCCATTGTTGGTGGATCCAAGGTCTCATCTAAGATTGGTGTGATTGAGTCTCTGCTGGCGAAGGTTGATATCCTCATCCTTGGTGGTGGTATGATCTTCACATTCTACAAAGCCCAGGGAAAAGCTGTTGGAAAGTCTCTTGTGGAGGAAGACAAACTTGAACTGGCAACTTCACTAATTGAAACGGCAAAGGCCAAAGGTGTTAGCCTCTTGCTTCCAACCGATGTTGTTGTAGCTGACAAGTTTGCACCAGATGCTGAAAGCAAGGTTTGTTCATTTTACACAATTACCCTAGTGCTCTTGGTGTAATTAAAGTGACATTTTGCACCAAAGCGTGCTTTGCTGATGCTCActttttttaaacattttttataGATTGTTTCTGCCGATGCTATCCCTGATGGTTGGATGGGTCTCGATGTTGGCCCGGATTCCATCAAGACTTTCAGTGCTGCCTTGGACACCACCAAGACTGTTATCTGGAATGGTCCTATGGGAGTTTTTGAGTTTGAGAAGTTTGCAGCAGGCACTGATGTGAGTATAATCTCACATAACATCCATTTGTCTATCTATTACCTCTTTTTGGTTGCTGAGTACTGTTGTGTTTCTTCAGGCAATTGCCAAGCAGTTGGCTGAGCTTACCGGAAAGGGCGTCACGACCATCATTGGTGGCGGTGACTCTGTTGCTGCTGTTGAGAAGGCTGGGCTCGCTGACAAGATGAGCCACATCTCGACTGGCGGTGGTGCGAGCTTGGAGCTGCTGGAAGGCAAGCCCCTCCCAGGTGTTCTTGCCCTTGACGAGGCTTAAGTTAATTCAAGCTGTGCCTACAAGCTTGCTGCATGCCCTTTTCGTTGGGATATCGGTGTAACGTTGCAACCTTATGTTTAAGGAACTTTGAGATAGGCTTGTCACCAATTTTGCTAGGTGAGTCGTGAATAATGACCTACTACTTCCTCCCTGTGAGTGAAGTACTTGGAAACTGACGTACCCCTGTGGATGTGTATGGCTATCTGTTTCACGTCTTGCATTTCCGCATGTGTTCCCTGTGTCGCTTTGCTTTCTTTTTGTTGGCCGTTGGTTTCAAAAGATAGACTTTCCAGCATTACTATATCATTTGAAATTGTGCGTGCCCTCATTTGTGTTAAAAAACTAAAGGTAATGCAGAAGTGGTTGAAAAGTTTTATAGCTCTTGATTTGGGAGTAGGATATGGAGCTCAACCAACCTTCCAGAGGGGCTATTTATGAGTTCATGTAGATGAAGTTTCAGATTCTTGGATGAGCAGAACATCTTTGCTGTTTCAAGATCCTGCCTCTTTTTCATGGTTCATTCGATGAGCAGAACAAACCCACTTTGCATTCCTTTGAAGAACAATGTATAGAACAGTTTTGGCTGAAAATAATTTCTAGAAGGACCAAagttaatcaacagcaacaacagcTTTTTTGAAGACAGCTAGACAAAGTCTCGCTGGAGTATTTCAGATCAGACTTGCATGATCTAGATGGCAACATGAACCATTTATGTATCTGTCATTGTGACTGAACTAGGAGCATAGAGGAGTAGCATGATGTTATGTCGCTGTTAAGCACAAACATAAGAATCTTATTATATGTTTAATTAGTTAATGGAGTGTCTGAGTTGCATGGCCTTTTGGAGGCAAGGAATCTAATCGCACATGATCATATTTGGTTGATTTGGACCTTATTGTAGTTTCCtactacatgatgctgtttttacaCACTGTTTACCGACACTCAGTTaacaaatactccctccatcccacaaTTTTTGTCGtggaactaaaaccacgacaagaattatgaaaCGGAATGAGTAGcacgacaagaattatgaaaCGGAATGAGCAGTTACTTGATTTATAATTGATACTAGTATAATTATTCCATTGTCTGTATCATCCATGTACAATTCCATATGTCAGGGATGTTACAGTTCGcatttgctcttttttttttctctcttggaGGGTCTTGCATTGTTATCTTCATTACACAGCAAAACTAGAGGGTACACTGAATGTTAAAAATTTATTACCATTGCCAGAGCATTGTTTGCACTTCACACAGCAATAGATGGATAAAAGGTTTTCATGT contains:
- the LOC124701515 gene encoding phosphoglycerate kinase, cytosolic-like; this translates as MATKRSVGTLGEADLKGKKVFVRADLNVPLDDAQKITDDTRIRASIPTVKFLLDKGAKVILASHLGRPKGVTPKFSLKPLVPRLSELLGVDVVMANDCIGEEVEKLAAALPEGGVLLLENVRFYKEEEKNDPEFAKKLASVADLYVNDAFGTAHRAHASTEGVTKFLRPSVAGFLMQKELDYLVGAVANPKKPFAAIVGGSKVSSKIGVIESLLAKVDILILGGGMIFTFYKAQGKAVGKSLVEEDKLELATSLIETAKAKGVSLLLPTDVVVADKFAPDAESKIVSADAIPDGWMGLDVGPDSIKTFSAALDTTKTVIWNGPMGVFEFEKFAAGTDAIAKQLAELTGKGVTTIIGGGDSVAAVEKAGLADKMSHISTGGGASLELLEGKPLPGVLALDEA